TAAACCTTTAATCTGTTTTAATTCATTCTGTGCATAATGAAGAAGATTATTTTCATAAGTTTTAATTTCATCTAAATTTAAATTTTCCAAGAATTGAAGGGCCTCATTAAAGGCAATAAAACCTGCGATATTTGGTGTTCCAGCTTCAAACTTATAAGGAAGGTCGTTAAAAGTAGTCTGCTTAAAGGTTACAATATCAATCATATCTCCACCTCCTTGATAAGGTGGCATTAAATTAAGCAAATCTTCTTTTCCGTAAAGTATACCTACCCCGCTTGGGCCATACATTTTATGAGCACTAAAAGCTAGGAAATCACAATTTAGATCTTGTACATCAATTTTTTCATGAGCAATTGCTTGGGCAGCATCCACAACAAACTTTGCACCTACCTCATGGGCCAGTGGGATCATTTCCTTAATAGGATTTACTGTTCCAAGAGAATTTGAAGTGTGGACGATTGAAACAATTTTTACTTTTGGATTCAATAATTTTTTATATTCTTCAAATTCAATTTCTCCACTTTCAGTAATTGGGATTTCAATAATTTTTGAACCAGTTTTTTGAGCAATTAATTGCCATGGAACAATATTAGAATGATGCTCCATTGTTGAAAGCAAAATTTGATCACCTTCATTCAAAATTAAACTTCCCAATGAATGAGCTATTAGATTTAAGGAATCAGTAGTTCCTTTAGTAAAAATTACCTCTTCACGTTTCTGTGCATTAATAAAATTTCTAACAGATTCACGTGTTTGCTCATATTTTTCGGTTCCACTTTCTGAAAGGAAATGTACACCTCTGTGGATATTGGACACCTCACTTGTGTAATGTTTTGTAATGGCCTCTATTACTTTTAATGGTTTTAAAGTTGATGCTGCATTATCAAGATAAACAAGTTGTTTTCCATGTACCATTGTATTGATTTGAGGAAATAAATCTCTTATTTCACTAAAGTTAATCATTTTATATATCCTTCTCAAATTGATTAAAACGATTTTCCATTTTCTGCGAGACAAAAGATTTGACCTTAGAATTTTCAATATGGTTAATTGCATCTTGCGAAAAACCTTGGCATAACATTTTAAGTGCAGTTTTTTTATCTATGGCCCGACTTTGCAAATAAAAAAGTTCTTCGGTGTTTAATTGTCCAATGGTTGCACCATGAGAGCATTTGACATCATCTGCAGACACTAAAAGGGTAGGTAATGTATTAACTTGGGCCTTATTTGAAAGAAGAAGATTCTTATTAAGTTGCTCTGAATTTATTTGTTGAGCATCTTTTTTAACTTCAACCCGGCCATTAAAGATTCCTCTCGATCTACCAGAAAGAATGCCTTTGTAAAGTTGTTCTGAATATGTATGTGATGCTAAATGGCCAATGTAAGTAAAGTGATCTGCTTTTAACTCATTAATAAGAGGATAGAGACCATTTACTTTTGCTTGTGCCCCATTTTCTAATAAAGAAATATGACTTGTATGCCTAGAGATTTTTCCACCTAAATTAAAATTAAAAGATGAAAATTGAGCAGATTTTTTTACCATGCTTTTTAAAAGTGCTGTTTGAATCGAAGAATCATTTCCTTCTTGCTCACAAACATATTCGATATGAGCACTTTCAAGAATTCTAAAGCTCGTGACTGAGTTTACCCAAGAATCTGTTGTGTTTTCAAAACTATTGGTTTCAATAAAACATGCCTTACTAAAGGGGCTACAAGTAATTTTGAGACGGGCCTGAATGAAGGAATTTTTCCCATAAAATATATTTCTAATATGAATAGGTTCGGATGAACTAAAATCAGAATCAAGTTTGATGTTAATAACTTGTGGAGATAAGGCCTTATTGAGAGCATCCAAGGAATCTAGGCTCAAATTTTCAGTTTCATTTAAGTTTACTGATATTCCATCTTCTAATTGAGAATGATCTAAACAAAGTCTACCATTAAAAATCACAATTTGATTTTGAAAACTACTCTCATTTATTTCAAAATTTTTAACTTCATTTTGAATACTAAGTTCTTCAGGTAAAGATCGAACGAGATTTGTATACTTCCAAGATTCTAAATTATTTTTGGGTAATCCTTCACTTAGAAAATTTTGAAAAGCATTACTACGATGGGCCTTCCCAAGTTTATCTACTTCGTTTTGACAAAGTTGAATAAATTTTTCTTCTAAAATACTCATAATAATCCTACATCAACCAGTCATAGCCCTTAGACTCAAGTTCAAGGGCCAAGCTTTTGTCGCCTGTTTTAATAATTTTACCTCCAGATAATACATGGATTTGATCTGGTATAATGAAATCTAAAAGTCTTTGGTAATGTGTAACAAGCACGATAGAATTATATTTGCTTTTTAATTTATTAACTCCATTTGAAACTATCTTCAATGCATCAATATCTAGACCAGAATCTGTTTCATCAAGAAGGGCCAGCCTTGGATTAAGGACGGCCATTTGCAAAATTTCATTTTTCTTTTTCTCTCCACCTGAAAAACCTGTATTAACAGGTCGATCTAAAAAAGCGTCTTTCATTTCAAGCATTGCAAGCTTAGGGTTTAAAAACTCTCGAAAGGCATCTTCATCCATTTCAGGTACACCCTGATGCCTGCAAATAGTATTAAAAGATTCACGTAAAAAACCAATATTTGATACTCCTGGAATTTCAACAGGGTATTGAAAACCTAAAAAGATCCCTTCTTTGGCCCTTTCATCAGCTTCAAGTTCAGCTATATTTTGATACTTACCATTAATCAAATACTCTATTGTGCCCTCAGTAATTTGATAAGAGGGATGACCCGCAATCACTTTAGAAAGAGTACTTTTTCCAGAACCATTTGGGCCCATAATAGCATGAACTTCTCCGGCATTTATTTCTAAATCAATGCCTTTTAAAATTTCATTTTTTTCAACAACGACATGTAAATTATTTATTCTTATCATTTTTATTCCTAACCAATAGAATTTTCTAATTTTAATTCAATTAACTTTACAGCTTCTACAGAGAATTCAAGAGGAAGTTCCTTGAAGACATCCTTACAAAAGCCATTAACAACCATCGAGATGGCCTTCTCTGTACTCATACCTCGAGATTTTAAATAAAAAAGCTGGTCCTCACTTATCTTACTTGTTGAGGCCTCATGCTCAACAGTGGCCGTATTATTTTTCACATCAATATACGGAAAAGTATTTGCCTTACATGAATCACCAACCAACATTGAATCACATTGCGAATAATTTCTCGCATTTGTTGCCGAAGGCATGACTTTCACTAATCCGCGGTAATTATTTTCAGATTTTTCAGCAGAAATTCCTTTAGATATAATAGTCGACTTAGTGTTTTTTCCAATATGAATCATTTTTGTGCCCGTATCTGCTTGCATGAAATGATTCGTTAATGCAACTGAATAAAAAGCACCTTGTGAATTGTCTCCAATTAAATTACAGCTTGGATATTTCCAGGTAATAGCTGAACCTGCTTCAACCTGCGTCCATGAAATCTTAGAATTTATTCCTTGGCAGTTGCCTCGTTTCGTCACAAAATTGTATATTCCACCCTTTCCTTCCTTGTCTCCAGCATACCAGTTTTGAACAGTTGAATATTTTATTTCTGCATTATCAAGGGCCACTAATTCCACAATCGCAGCATGTAGTTGGTTTTCATCTCGTTGAGGAGCTGTACAGCCTTCCAAATAATTAACGTAACTAAAATCATCTGCAATTATAAGTGTTCTTTCAAACTGTCCTGTTTCTTTTGCATTTATCCTAAAATATGTAGAAAGGTCTAAAGGGCATGTAACCCCTTTGGGAATATAGACAAATGATCCATCACTAAAAACTGCCGCATTGAGAGCAGCGTAAAAGTTATCAGTATAAGGTACCACTGTACCTAAGTACTGCTTTACCAATTCAGGATGATTTTTTACGGCCTCTGAAATAGAACAAAAAATAACTCCCACTTTTTCAAGCTCTTCTTGGTGAGTTGTTCCCACGGAAACACTATCAAATACAGCGTCAACAGCAACCCCGCTAATTCTTTTTTGTTCATCAAGTGGAATTCCAAGCTTTTCAAAAGTTGCCAGAAGTTCAGGATCGACCTGATCAAGACTTTCCAGATTTTCTTTTTGCTTTGGTGCCGAATAATAATAAAGATCGTTGAAGTCAATTTTGGGAATTTTAAGCTTGGCCCAAGAAGGAGGAGTCAATGTAAGCCAATGCTTATAGGCCTTAAGTCTATAATCTAAAAGCCATTGAGGTTCATTTTTTTTTGCTGATAACTTACAGACAATTTCCTCATTGAGACCCTTTGGAAAATCTTCTGTTTCAATATCTGTATAAAAACCATATTTGTACTCTTTATCGAGTACGTCTTCAGTTGACATGTTTTTCATCCTCTTTAGAAATCTTTAATTGGCCATCAACATCTTTGACTCCAAAGAGAAGCTCATCTAAGCAAAGACGTCCTAAAAAATCATTGAGCTTATCATTAAGAGACTCTACGGGAGTTCGAATATTGCAATTTTTATAGAGATCACACATCCCTTTTTCTGATCTGCACAGGGACTCAAATTTTTTCCCCTCAATCATTTCAACTAATTCCTTATATGAAATTCGATTTAAGGGTTTTGAAAGGGTGTAGCCTCCTTTCACTCCTTTAATTGAACTCAGAATGTCATTTTGGTTCATAATCTGCATGACTTTGGCCGTTGTATCAAAGGGTGACCCAAATTCATCACAGACTTCCCGGGCGCTGGTGAGTTCACTTTTTTCTTTTGACGCGATTAGTTTAAGCGCCATCAGGGCATATTCGACCTTTTTATTTATTTTAAGCATAACTAATTAAAACCTTTGTGTTGCCTGATTTTTATGCCCGAAAATAGGGTAAAAATCAACTTATTTCTAAGATTATAACATAAATAAGGCTAAAAAACCCGTATATAGTGCATATTGCCTTTTTTCGCCCCATAATTTATACCCAATTGTATGTTTTTATAGAGGTATGGATACAGTGATTGAGAGAAGTATTATAATTGCAGTCGCGGGGGGAAGTGGTTCAGGGAAAACTACATTCGCCAACAAACTTCTCAATTCCATTGGATCAGATAATTGCACAGTGATATCCCAAGATAATTATTATTTTGATCAGTCCCATTTATTCGATGTCGATGGGGGAAGTGTGAACTTTGATCATCCTAACTCTTTAGATTTTAACTTGATGGCCTCACAACTTCATTCTTTAGGCAGGGGAATAGAAATTGATTATCCACAATACTGTTTCAAAACCCATAGCAGATTAGAAAATCCTTTAAAGATCGGGCCAAAAAAATTTATGATCCTAGATGGTATCCTCATTCTACACTCTGAAATTGTAAGAAAGAGCATAGATTTTGCTTTTTTTCTTGAAGTCCCTGAAGAGCACCGATTTGAACGTAGAGTTAATCGAGATGTACTAGAAAGAGGAAGAACAAGAGAAGGTTCTTTGCAGCAAATACAGACTCATGTTAAGCCAATGCATGACAAGTTTGTAGGGCCCTCAAAACAGTGGGCCCATGAAGTTTTGCTTCATCCAACACTTGAATGCTTGGATCGTTTTGCAGAGAATTGGAAAGAGACAATTTCAAAAGTGGTGAGTCTATAAATTGTGTTTTTCTCCTCCACAGATATTGAGGATTTTTACAACTTCTTCAAGGTCATCACAATGATATCTTCCGGCCTTGTCACAGAGATATCTTAAACAACTTCCACCATCGTAATTATTTCTGCAGGCATGGTTAATTTGTTGAATTTCAGAAATATCATCATATTCATAGCGATCAAGAAATTTTACAGATACTTCAAGACATAAAGCACTGATATTTCCTCGACAAGAACTTGCGATTGCTTCTATTTCACTATGATCATCGCATTTATGTCGATCTAAATACTGGCAAGTTCTTTCAACACATTCCCCATTTTGGTTTCCAAGACAATAATTTTTAATTTTTAAATAGTCGTCCTGGCCATCGCATGCATTTCTTCCCAAGTATTTACAGCTGGCCTCAAAACACGAAATTCTCTGTTCCTCATCAGGAAGACAAGGTCTACGGTGATTGACGCTAAGAACAGCATTAGAACTTAAGTTTATTTCATCTTGCATGAGAAATTCTTGCAAGATTTTATGTAGAATTTGATCACTGGATTGAATTGAGGCAAATAATTGAAAATTTAAACAATTAAATATTAAAATTAAAAAAATCTTTCTCACAGAAGTCTCCTCTATAAAGTTTATTGAATCATCTTTCCATACCAAAAGAACATATACAAATTTAGAAAACTAAAAAAATCTATCTGGCCTAAGAACTTATAGATAAATATTTCAAAGGACCTTTAGCATGTCTGATTTTTACGTTAGAAGTTCTTTTTACCTTAAGGATTTCTAATGAAAATATTATTGCTCATTTCTATGTATTTAATGTCCCAAACACTTTTTGCAAATTATTCGATTGGAAATTATTGTGAAATTCTTCTTCAGGGTAACGAAAAGAATGCGGGAGAATCAGAAAAGATTTTACATTTAAAAACAAGATTATTTGAAAGACTTATAACCAACAGAAAAATTGAATCGCTTGTGGGGAAAATTGAAAAGTATGAGTTTGTGGAAGACAGAATTGATAATATTTCAGAACAACATCTTGGAAATATTATTCTTGCTCAAACAATTATTGGTAGAAACATAATTTTTCCGAATGTAATCACAAAAAAGGAAAGTATTTTAATTGAAGGTGAAAAAGAAATTCGCCAGTTTTTGGAGGTCGCAGAGCGATTATCAAAACAAATTCACACTTCATCGAGCAATAAGAATAAATTTATTAAAATACAAAAGAAAATACTTAATTATTTTTTAAAAGGAAATATGACACTGGCCGCTATTTTATTTGGAAGCGGAATGATTGATTATTTATTTGATCTATCCCAATTTGGTTCACAAAGATTTGCTATTTCCACAGCATTTTTTATTCAGAGCTTGCTATCTTTTAAAATACTCACTCCAAAAGCTGAAAGAAAATTTCAAGGTTTATCAACAATGTCTTCAAATATTTTGGATTTATTAGATAAGAAAAATCCTGATTCCTATTATTCGTCATTTCAAATCGGACAGGTCGATAATCTCTATGAAAGTATGTATTACAAAAAAAACTTGAACGATATAGAGAAATTAGAATTAGATGAATATCGCCAGCTGGATTTCTATTTTTATCATAATGATCATTTTTATAAAAACAGAAAGACGGTATCTTTTTTTGGAAATAGAGAAGAAGCAATTAAAGAAATTTTTAATAAAACAGGGACGATTATAGATAATATCATAGTGGGACTCGTCAACAACTTTTTCTATACTGATGAAGGGACCCCCGTTCTCATTATTGACTACTTTTCGATGAGAGTAAAAATTGATGGAAAATCTCCAAAGAAAGAAGAAAAAAAGAAGTCAAAAGTTAATCCACTCTTTGGAACAGGCCTAGCTGGGCAACACTAAAAAAAGGCCCCTTGCGAGGCCTTCTTATTTTAAATTTGACATAACAAGCTTGGGATATTCCTAATCCCTGTGTGGTGAAGGTTTTAGCCTGCTTTTGCCAAAGGTGAAGTGTTTAGAACATCAGACAGAGTACTTAAAAATGTTTTTTTACCAAATGGTTTTGGTAGAAAATACGCATTATCCATGTCGTACTTATAAAAATCATCAACACTGTTGGGATCAACTGAGATGAAGAGAATAGGTACATCTACATGCATACCTAAACGCAATAGTCTAACGTATTCAAAGGCCTTATAGTGGCTTAAGTTTACATCTATGACGACAAGATCGACCTTATTATAGGACATGTATGTTAAGGCCTCATATTCATTTGTAAATGATACATTTTCAATTTTTGAGTTTTTACCTAAGAAACTGTTAATCATTCCGAGCAAATCATTATCATCATCTATTGTGACTATTTTTGCTCCAGTACTGGCCTTCTTACTTACAAACTCAGAAAGGATGGTTAAATTTTCGTTTTTAAATGGACTCATTCTTTGTCTCCTACCAACGTGCTACATTAATCGACAAAATTTATCTGTAAGTTTAATCTTAATTCACTTCAACTTTTTTTCAAGGATAAGATTTTCTTTGCCCTGAAGTTAAATAATTTCAATTGATTAGAGAGGATGACATTTTTTTTTACCTCCCACCCAGGTTCAAAATGCTGCAAATAAATGCCAAAAAAATGTGCTGATCCAATGATTTCAGATAATTGGATATGACTGACAAATATTTGCGTTTACATACTTATTCTAAGGAG
The window above is part of the Halobacteriovoraceae bacterium genome. Proteins encoded here:
- the sufB gene encoding Fe-S cluster assembly protein SufB gives rise to the protein MKNMSTEDVLDKEYKYGFYTDIETEDFPKGLNEEIVCKLSAKKNEPQWLLDYRLKAYKHWLTLTPPSWAKLKIPKIDFNDLYYYSAPKQKENLESLDQVDPELLATFEKLGIPLDEQKRISGVAVDAVFDSVSVGTTHQEELEKVGVIFCSISEAVKNHPELVKQYLGTVVPYTDNFYAALNAAVFSDGSFVYIPKGVTCPLDLSTYFRINAKETGQFERTLIIADDFSYVNYLEGCTAPQRDENQLHAAIVELVALDNAEIKYSTVQNWYAGDKEGKGGIYNFVTKRGNCQGINSKISWTQVEAGSAITWKYPSCNLIGDNSQGAFYSVALTNHFMQADTGTKMIHIGKNTKSTIISKGISAEKSENNYRGLVKVMPSATNARNYSQCDSMLVGDSCKANTFPYIDVKNNTATVEHEASTSKISEDQLFYLKSRGMSTEKAISMVVNGFCKDVFKELPLEFSVEAVKLIELKLENSIG
- a CDS encoding response regulator, whose translation is MSPFKNENLTILSEFVSKKASTGAKIVTIDDDNDLLGMINSFLGKNSKIENVSFTNEYEALTYMSYNKVDLVVIDVNLSHYKAFEYVRLLRLGMHVDVPILFISVDPNSVDDFYKYDMDNAYFLPKPFGKKTFLSTLSDVLNTSPLAKAG
- a CDS encoding Rrf2 family transcriptional regulator: MLKINKKVEYALMALKLIASKEKSELTSAREVCDEFGSPFDTTAKVMQIMNQNDILSSIKGVKGGYTLSKPLNRISYKELVEMIEGKKFESLCRSEKGMCDLYKNCNIRTPVESLNDKLNDFLGRLCLDELLFGVKDVDGQLKISKEDEKHVN
- the sufD gene encoding Fe-S cluster assembly protein SufD translates to MSILEEKFIQLCQNEVDKLGKAHRSNAFQNFLSEGLPKNNLESWKYTNLVRSLPEELSIQNEVKNFEINESSFQNQIVIFNGRLCLDHSQLEDGISVNLNETENLSLDSLDALNKALSPQVINIKLDSDFSSSEPIHIRNIFYGKNSFIQARLKITCSPFSKACFIETNSFENTTDSWVNSVTSFRILESAHIEYVCEQEGNDSSIQTALLKSMVKKSAQFSSFNFNLGGKISRHTSHISLLENGAQAKVNGLYPLINELKADHFTYIGHLASHTYSEQLYKGILSGRSRGIFNGRVEVKKDAQQINSEQLNKNLLLSNKAQVNTLPTLLVSADDVKCSHGATIGQLNTEELFYLQSRAIDKKTALKMLCQGFSQDAINHIENSKVKSFVSQKMENRFNQFEKDI
- the sufC gene encoding Fe-S cluster assembly ATPase SufC — translated: MIRINNLHVVVEKNEILKGIDLEINAGEVHAIMGPNGSGKSTLSKVIAGHPSYQITEGTIEYLINGKYQNIAELEADERAKEGIFLGFQYPVEIPGVSNIGFLRESFNTICRHQGVPEMDEDAFREFLNPKLAMLEMKDAFLDRPVNTGFSGGEKKKNEILQMAVLNPRLALLDETDSGLDIDALKIVSNGVNKLKSKYNSIVLVTHYQRLLDFIIPDQIHVLSGGKIIKTGDKSLALELESKGYDWLM
- the udk gene encoding uridine kinase; translated protein: MDTVIERSIIIAVAGGSGSGKTTFANKLLNSIGSDNCTVISQDNYYFDQSHLFDVDGGSVNFDHPNSLDFNLMASQLHSLGRGIEIDYPQYCFKTHSRLENPLKIGPKKFMILDGILILHSEIVRKSIDFAFFLEVPEEHRFERRVNRDVLERGRTREGSLQQIQTHVKPMHDKFVGPSKQWAHEVLLHPTLECLDRFAENWKETISKVVSL
- a CDS encoding cysteine desulfurase, producing MNFSEIRDLFPQINTMVHGKQLVYLDNAASTLKPLKVIEAITKHYTSEVSNIHRGVHFLSESGTEKYEQTRESVRNFINAQKREEVIFTKGTTDSLNLIAHSLGSLILNEGDQILLSTMEHHSNIVPWQLIAQKTGSKIIEIPITESGEIEFEEYKKLLNPKVKIVSIVHTSNSLGTVNPIKEMIPLAHEVGAKFVVDAAQAIAHEKIDVQDLNCDFLAFSAHKMYGPSGVGILYGKEDLLNLMPPYQGGGDMIDIVTFKQTTFNDLPYKFEAGTPNIAGFIAFNEALQFLENLNLDEIKTYENNLLHYAQNELKQIKGLKIIGTSPQKGPVCSFVIGGVHPNDLGTLLDQQGIAVRTGHHCTQPLMQRFNLNGTTRASFCLYNTKEEVDYLVKSIHTSLELL